In the Alphaproteobacteria bacterium genome, AAATCGCGAGCGCGCGCGCGCCGCGAACGCGGCCGCCGCCTGTGCGGTCGCCTGCGCATCATGCGTCGGCAAAGGTTCCGCGATCGTGGGATATGGTGCCCGCGCCGCGAGCGTGATCTGCGCGAGCTGCACGAGGACCTGCCGCCCGCCGTCGAGCTGTGTGGCGAGTTCCCGCGCAAGCCCCTCGCCCGCGCGCAGCCGTTCCGAGAGGTTCTGGTCGCAATCGCGCACCGTCATCTTCAACCCGGCGATCGCGCGCTCGGCGATTTCAGTCGCCGTGATCAGCTCCGAGATGGTGGCCTTGAGCGCCTGCTCGTCGGCCTTGAGCTTCTTCAGCCGCCTGTTGAGCACGATGCAAAACGTGATGGTCAGCACCAAGAGCACCGCGACCAGGCTTTCGATCAT is a window encoding:
- a CDS encoding DUF6468 domain-containing protein; translation: MSNGLGLMIESLVAVLLVLTITFCIVLNRRLKKLKADEQALKATISELITATEIAERAIAGLKMTVRDCDQNLSERLRAGEGLARELATQLDGGRQVLVQLAQITLAARAPYPTIAEPLPTHDAQATAQAAAAFAARARSRFGQAA